The genomic window GAAAAAATTTAAGTTTTTAAGAAATCAAAAAAATATATATTTATTCCATACGCACGATATCTCTCATTCCTAGCCAGTTATAGCGTCGAATCAACCAAGGCAACACTATAATTACAATGAGGAAAATAACAGAAATAGCCATTCCTAAAGGTGTTCCTACGCTTAATGCTCCTCCCATATATGTCAGTAAAAATGTTGAAGGAATCATGCCTAAAAATGTAGCAAGGGCATATTTAGGGAGAGAAAGACCAGCGATTCCCGCAGCATAGCTAATCAAATCAAAAGAAAAGATTGGCAGCATCCGAGTAATAAAAATTAACCAGCTAAGATAAGCCTCTCCTTTATTTTTTGAGAAATAAATGATTTTACCTGTTAAAGCTTTAATTGCCGATCGCCCCAAAGTACGCCCCAAAAAATAAGCAATTAAACCACCTAGAAAACCTCCTATTATGCTGTAAACTCCTGCTATGAATGTCCCCCAAATAGTGCCAGCTATAACTGCGAGTGGCGCACTAGGAATAGGACTAATAACTACAGATAAAGCCAAGATACCAATATAGACAAATGGGCCAAGTAACCCTAAATTTTTTACAGTTTGTCTAAATCCTTCTGGTGTTAATATATTTAACTGGGGATTCAGTAGCCAATAACAGACGGCTAAACATAGGAGCAAAATTCCCAACGCAAAGGCGTTTTGACGATTAAACAGGATTTTGATTCTTTCCTGTCTTTTCACTTACTTAGTTCTCCCTTTTAGGTATTACTTCTCTTAGTGGTGTCTCCCAGACGAGGGAAAAAGGCTGGTGTATTGCTGGCATAGCGATCGTACTCTGCACCAAATTCTGCTCGCACCTCACGTTCTTCTTGGCGTGCTAGTCGTGTATACATCCACACCAGAACCGGGAACATCAACAGCGTCAAGATTGTGGGCCACTGAAGCAGGAATCCGAACATGATGAGGATAAAAGCTACATATTGGGGATGACGAATTGTTGCATAAGGCCCAGAAGTCGCCAGCGTGTGACTGCGCTGGGCTTTGTAAAGGACTTCCCAGGCAGAGCCAAGATAGATGAGTCCACCAAAAATAAACACGTTACTTAAAAGGTGAATTGGGTTTAAGTGGGGATCGCCTTTCCAACCCAGCAATGTCCACCAGAGATGTCCGGCATCATGGGAGAAAATATCCAGTTTGGGAAAGCGAGTTTGTAGCCAACCTGATAGTAAGTAAAGGGTCAATGGAAACCCATACATTTCCGTAAATAACGCGACAATAAAAGCTGAGAAAGCACCAAATGAACGCCAATCACGAGGACTTTTTGGCTTTGTGAAGCTGAAGGCAAAAATGATAAATATCAGTGAATTGATAATTACTAAAGACCAAAGACCATAAGCAGGGATATCTTTCATAATTCATTTTCCTTTCTTGTGGTGAAGTATTAGTTATTTTGTGCTAATTGCCTTTATTGAGATTGGTTATTGCTTCCACCGCCTCCCCCATGTCCGCCATGTCCACCGTGCATAAATAAGTGCATAATTATACAAAGTCCCAGAAGTAAGAATAGTGGTGGAAGGCCAAGTATATGGGCCCAATGTTCTGCTATGAGAAAGAAGGCAATAATGGCGAGAAAGACAAACAATACGATTTTGACAACTGATATTCTTGTGCTGGATTGATGATTGTGTTGGTGAGCCATGTTTTCTTAATTTGTAGTAATTGAAATTCTCTAATTGTCTATCTCTACAGCGAAATCAGCTTTTTAGCTGGCGGCAACATTAAGGGTGAATTATTTGTTACTGGCTTTCTTCTAAAAAACGTAAGTGA from Tolypothrix sp. PCC 7712 includes these protein-coding regions:
- a CDS encoding DUF2933 domain-containing protein, encoding MAHQHNHQSSTRISVVKIVLFVFLAIIAFFLIAEHWAHILGLPPLFLLLGLCIIMHLFMHGGHGGHGGGGGSNNQSQ
- a CDS encoding methyltransferase family protein, coding for MKDIPAYGLWSLVIINSLIFIIFAFSFTKPKSPRDWRSFGAFSAFIVALFTEMYGFPLTLYLLSGWLQTRFPKLDIFSHDAGHLWWTLLGWKGDPHLNPIHLLSNVFIFGGLIYLGSAWEVLYKAQRSHTLATSGPYATIRHPQYVAFILIMFGFLLQWPTILTLLMFPVLVWMYTRLARQEEREVRAEFGAEYDRYASNTPAFFPRLGDTTKRSNT
- a CDS encoding TVP38/TMEM64 family protein, producing MKRQERIKILFNRQNAFALGILLLCLAVCYWLLNPQLNILTPEGFRQTVKNLGLLGPFVYIGILALSVVISPIPSAPLAVIAGTIWGTFIAGVYSIIGGFLGGLIAYFLGRTLGRSAIKALTGKIIYFSKNKGEAYLSWLIFITRMLPIFSFDLISYAAGIAGLSLPKYALATFLGMIPSTFLLTYMGGALSVGTPLGMAISVIFLIVIIVLPWLIRRYNWLGMRDIVRME